The following coding sequences are from one Pseudopipra pipra isolate bDixPip1 chromosome 16, bDixPip1.hap1, whole genome shotgun sequence window:
- the SEC14L5 gene encoding SEC14-like protein 5 isoform X2: protein MVQKYQSPVRVYKYPFELVMAAYEKRFPTCPEIPVFLGSEILHESRSEDGAIHVIERSCKLNVDAPRLLKKIAGVEHVFFIQRNTVNWKERTLRIEAHNETFANRVVVRETCSYSVHPENEEWTCFEQSASLDIKSFFGFESTVEKIAMKQYTSNIKRGKEVIEHYLKELISQGITFIPRWTPPAGSGRDEPSPAVGHEPGDIPLDPGAAGSPCPPAEAASPDADKLDAEYIERYLGQLTPLQESCLIRLRQWLQETHKGKIPKDEHILRFLRARDFNIDKAREMLCQSLSWRKQYQVDYILQSWRPPALLQEYYTGGWHYQDKDGRPLYILRLGQMDTKGLVKALGEESLLRHVLSINEEGQKRCEENTNIFGRPITSWTCLVDLEGLNMRHLWRPGVKALLRIIEVVEDNYPETLGRLLIVRAPRVFPVLWTLVSPFINENTRQKFLIYSGNNYQGSGGLVDYVDKEVIPDFLGGDCMCTVPEGGLVPKSLYQTEDEPENSDHIRLWTETIYHSASVLRGAPHEIVVEILEGESVITWDFDILKGDVVFSLFHSKRAPEPSHKESTLPGPCAGDNVQLIDRTWVLGVDFSRVESPLVCREGESIQGSHVTRWPGFYILQWKMHGPPPCSSSSLPRVDDVLASLQGSGHKCKLIYYYEVLASKDFRGSMSSLESCNSGFSQLSGVTTSSSQSQSSSHLSR, encoded by the exons GCGTACGAGAAGCGCTTTCCTACCTGTCCAGAGATCCCAGTGTTTCTGGGGAGTGAAATCCTGCACGAATCCAGGAGTGAGGACGGGGCTATCCATGTCATCGAGCGGAGCTGCAAACTGAACGTGGACGCTCCCAGGCTGCTGAAGAAG ATCGCAGGGGTGGAGCACgtgttcttcatccagaggaaCACTGTGAACTGGAAGGAGCGCACCCTGCGCATCGAGGCCCACAACGAGACCTTCGCCAACCGCGTCGTGGTCCGGGAGACCTGCAGCTACTCC GTTCACCCTGAGAACGAGGAGTGGACGTGCTTTGAGCAGTCGGCCTCTCTCGACATCAAGTCATTCTTTGGCTTCGAGAGCACGGTGGAGAAAATTGCCATGAAGCAGTACACCTCCAACATCAAACGG GGCAAGGAGGTGATTGAGCACTACCTGAAGGAGCTGATCTCCCAGGGCATCACCTTCATCCCGCGCTGGACCCCTCCGGCCGGGAGCGGGCGGGATGAGCCCAGCCCGGCTGTGGGACACGAGCCTGGTGACATCCCACTGGatcctggggctgctggatccccctgcccccctgCAGAGGCTGCCAGCCCCGATG CTGACAAACTGGACGCCGAGTACATCGAGCGCTACCTGGGCCAGCTGACGCCGCTGCAGGAGAGCTGCCTGATCCGCCTGCGCCAGTGGCTGCAGGAGACACACAAGGGCAAG ATCCCCAAGGACGAGCACATCCTGCGCTTCCTGCGGGCTCGGGACTTCAACATCGACAAGGCCCGGGAGATGCTCTGCCAGTCGCTGTCCTGGCGCAAGCAGTACCAGGTGGATTATATCCTGCAGTCCTGGAGGCCACCTGCCCTCCTGCAGGAGTACTACACGGGGGGGTGGCACTACCAGGACAAAG ATGGGCGGCCACTCTACATCCTTCGGCTCGGCCAGATGGACACGAAGGGTTTGGTGAAAGCTCTGGGAGAGGAGTCACTGCTGAGACAT GTTCTGTCCATTAACGAGGAAGGACAAAAGAGATGTGAGGAAAACACCAATATCTTTGGCCGCCCCATCAC ATCCTGGACATGCCTGGTGGACTTGGAAGGGCTCAACATGCGGCACCTCTGGCGGCCGGGGGTGAAGGCCCTGCTCAGGATCATCGAGGTGGTGGAGGACAATTACCCCGAAACCCTGGGGAGGCTCCTCATCGTGAGAGCCCCCCGGGTGTTCCCTGTGCTCTGGACCCTG gtcAGTCCCTTTATCAATGAGAACACACGGCAGAAGTTCCTCATTTACAGTGGGAATAACTACCAGGGCTCAGGAGGGCTGGTGGACTATGTGGATAAAGAGGTGATCCCAGACTTCCTGGGAGGAGACTGCATG TGCACTGTACCAGAAGGTGGCCTTGTCCCCAAGTCACTGTATCAAACCGAGGACGAGCCAGAGAACTCTGATCACATCCGGCTGTGGACAGAAACCATCTACCATTCTGCAAGTGTCCTCAGAGGAGCTCCACACGAG ATAGTCGTGGAGATTCTGGAAGGGGAATCTGTCATCACCTGGGACTTCGACATCCTGAAGGGGGACGTGGTGTTCAGCCTCTTCCACTCCAAACGAGCTCCTGAGCCAAGTCACAAAGAATCCACGTTACCaggtccctgtgctggggacaaCGTGCAGCTCATCGacaggacctgggtgctgggcGTGGATTTCAGCCGTGTGGAGTCACCGCtggtctgcagggagggggagagcaTCCAG ggGTCCCACGTGACGCGCTGGCCGGGGTTCTACATCCTGCAGTGGAAGATGCACggcccccctccctgctccagctccagcctgcCCCGCGTGGACGATGTCCTGGCCTCCCTGCAGGGCTCCGGCCACAAGTGCAAACTCATCTACTACTACGAGGTGTTGGCCTCCAAGGACTTCAG gggatccATGTCGAGCCTGGAATCTTGCAACAGCGGCTTTTCCCAGCTGAGTGGAGTCACGACATCTTCCAGCCagtcccagagcagctcccaccTTTCCAGATAG
- the SEC14L5 gene encoding SEC14-like protein 5 isoform X1, translating to MVTNVMCVVKMVQKYQSPVRVYKYPFELVMAAYEKRFPTCPEIPVFLGSEILHESRSEDGAIHVIERSCKLNVDAPRLLKKIAGVEHVFFIQRNTVNWKERTLRIEAHNETFANRVVVRETCSYSVHPENEEWTCFEQSASLDIKSFFGFESTVEKIAMKQYTSNIKRGKEVIEHYLKELISQGITFIPRWTPPAGSGRDEPSPAVGHEPGDIPLDPGAAGSPCPPAEAASPDADKLDAEYIERYLGQLTPLQESCLIRLRQWLQETHKGKIPKDEHILRFLRARDFNIDKAREMLCQSLSWRKQYQVDYILQSWRPPALLQEYYTGGWHYQDKDGRPLYILRLGQMDTKGLVKALGEESLLRHVLSINEEGQKRCEENTNIFGRPITSWTCLVDLEGLNMRHLWRPGVKALLRIIEVVEDNYPETLGRLLIVRAPRVFPVLWTLVSPFINENTRQKFLIYSGNNYQGSGGLVDYVDKEVIPDFLGGDCMCTVPEGGLVPKSLYQTEDEPENSDHIRLWTETIYHSASVLRGAPHEIVVEILEGESVITWDFDILKGDVVFSLFHSKRAPEPSHKESTLPGPCAGDNVQLIDRTWVLGVDFSRVESPLVCREGESIQGSHVTRWPGFYILQWKMHGPPPCSSSSLPRVDDVLASLQGSGHKCKLIYYYEVLASKDFRGSMSSLESCNSGFSQLSGVTTSSSQSQSSSHLSR from the exons GCGTACGAGAAGCGCTTTCCTACCTGTCCAGAGATCCCAGTGTTTCTGGGGAGTGAAATCCTGCACGAATCCAGGAGTGAGGACGGGGCTATCCATGTCATCGAGCGGAGCTGCAAACTGAACGTGGACGCTCCCAGGCTGCTGAAGAAG ATCGCAGGGGTGGAGCACgtgttcttcatccagaggaaCACTGTGAACTGGAAGGAGCGCACCCTGCGCATCGAGGCCCACAACGAGACCTTCGCCAACCGCGTCGTGGTCCGGGAGACCTGCAGCTACTCC GTTCACCCTGAGAACGAGGAGTGGACGTGCTTTGAGCAGTCGGCCTCTCTCGACATCAAGTCATTCTTTGGCTTCGAGAGCACGGTGGAGAAAATTGCCATGAAGCAGTACACCTCCAACATCAAACGG GGCAAGGAGGTGATTGAGCACTACCTGAAGGAGCTGATCTCCCAGGGCATCACCTTCATCCCGCGCTGGACCCCTCCGGCCGGGAGCGGGCGGGATGAGCCCAGCCCGGCTGTGGGACACGAGCCTGGTGACATCCCACTGGatcctggggctgctggatccccctgcccccctgCAGAGGCTGCCAGCCCCGATG CTGACAAACTGGACGCCGAGTACATCGAGCGCTACCTGGGCCAGCTGACGCCGCTGCAGGAGAGCTGCCTGATCCGCCTGCGCCAGTGGCTGCAGGAGACACACAAGGGCAAG ATCCCCAAGGACGAGCACATCCTGCGCTTCCTGCGGGCTCGGGACTTCAACATCGACAAGGCCCGGGAGATGCTCTGCCAGTCGCTGTCCTGGCGCAAGCAGTACCAGGTGGATTATATCCTGCAGTCCTGGAGGCCACCTGCCCTCCTGCAGGAGTACTACACGGGGGGGTGGCACTACCAGGACAAAG ATGGGCGGCCACTCTACATCCTTCGGCTCGGCCAGATGGACACGAAGGGTTTGGTGAAAGCTCTGGGAGAGGAGTCACTGCTGAGACAT GTTCTGTCCATTAACGAGGAAGGACAAAAGAGATGTGAGGAAAACACCAATATCTTTGGCCGCCCCATCAC ATCCTGGACATGCCTGGTGGACTTGGAAGGGCTCAACATGCGGCACCTCTGGCGGCCGGGGGTGAAGGCCCTGCTCAGGATCATCGAGGTGGTGGAGGACAATTACCCCGAAACCCTGGGGAGGCTCCTCATCGTGAGAGCCCCCCGGGTGTTCCCTGTGCTCTGGACCCTG gtcAGTCCCTTTATCAATGAGAACACACGGCAGAAGTTCCTCATTTACAGTGGGAATAACTACCAGGGCTCAGGAGGGCTGGTGGACTATGTGGATAAAGAGGTGATCCCAGACTTCCTGGGAGGAGACTGCATG TGCACTGTACCAGAAGGTGGCCTTGTCCCCAAGTCACTGTATCAAACCGAGGACGAGCCAGAGAACTCTGATCACATCCGGCTGTGGACAGAAACCATCTACCATTCTGCAAGTGTCCTCAGAGGAGCTCCACACGAG ATAGTCGTGGAGATTCTGGAAGGGGAATCTGTCATCACCTGGGACTTCGACATCCTGAAGGGGGACGTGGTGTTCAGCCTCTTCCACTCCAAACGAGCTCCTGAGCCAAGTCACAAAGAATCCACGTTACCaggtccctgtgctggggacaaCGTGCAGCTCATCGacaggacctgggtgctgggcGTGGATTTCAGCCGTGTGGAGTCACCGCtggtctgcagggagggggagagcaTCCAG ggGTCCCACGTGACGCGCTGGCCGGGGTTCTACATCCTGCAGTGGAAGATGCACggcccccctccctgctccagctccagcctgcCCCGCGTGGACGATGTCCTGGCCTCCCTGCAGGGCTCCGGCCACAAGTGCAAACTCATCTACTACTACGAGGTGTTGGCCTCCAAGGACTTCAG gggatccATGTCGAGCCTGGAATCTTGCAACAGCGGCTTTTCCCAGCTGAGTGGAGTCACGACATCTTCCAGCCagtcccagagcagctcccaccTTTCCAGATAG